One window from the genome of Alnus glutinosa chromosome 13, dhAlnGlut1.1, whole genome shotgun sequence encodes:
- the LOC133854223 gene encoding hydroxymethylglutaryl-CoA synthase-like, producing the protein MAKNVGILAVDIYFPPTCIQQESLEAHDGASKGKYTIGLGQDCMAFCTEVEDVISMSLTVVTSLLEKYGIDPKQIGRLEVGSETVIDKSKSIKTFLMPIFEKCGNTDIEGVDSTNACYGGTAALFNCVNWVESSSWDGRYGLVVCTDSAVYAEGPARPTGGAAAIAILIGPDAPISFESKFRGSHMAHAYDFYKPNLASEYPVVDGKLSQTCYLMALDSCYKQLCKKYEKLEGKQFSISDAEYFVFHSPYNKLVQKSFARLLYNDFLRNASSVDEVAKEKLGPFSTLSGDESYQSRDLEKVTQQLAKPLFNAKVQPTTLIPKQVGNMYTASIYAAFASLIHNKHTTLAGQRVIMFSYGSGLAATMFSLKFHEGQHPFSLSNIASVMDVEKKLESRHEFPPEKFVETMKLMEHRYGGKDFVTSKDCSLLSPGTYYLTEVDSMYRRFYAKKAGEKGSLANGH; encoded by the exons ATGGCAAAGAATGTGGGGATTCTCGCCGTGGACATCTACTTCCCTCCTACTTGTATTCAGCAG GAATCATTGGAGGCTCATGATGGTGCAAGTAAAGGGAAATACACTATCGGGCTCGGACAAGATTGCATGGCCTTTTGTACTGAGGTGGAAGATGTCATCTCAATGAG TTTGACAGTGGTTACTTCCCTCCTTGAGAAATATGGGATTGATCCCAAACAAATTGGTCGTCTGGAAGTAGGAAGTGAGACTGTAATAGACAAGAGCAAATCCATCAAGACCTTCCTGATGCCAATCTTTGAG AAATGTGGAAATACAGACATTGAAGGTGTCGACTCAACTAATGCGTGTTATGGGGGAACTGCAGCTTTATTCAACTGTGTCAACTGGGTTGAGAGTAGTTCATGGGATGGACGCTATGGACTTGTTGTGTGCACTGACAGTGCG GTCTATGCAGAGGGACCAGCCCGGCCTACTGGAGGAGCAGCTGCTATTGCCATTCTAATAGGACCTGATGCTCCTATTTCTTTTGAAAGCAAATTTAGGGGGAGTCATATGGCACATGCCTATGATTTTTACAAGCCAAACCTTGCTAGTGAATATCCA GTAGTTGATGGGAAGCTTTCTCAAACATGTTATCTCATGGCTCTTGATTCTTGCTACAAACAATTGTGTAAAAA GTATGAGAAACTGGAAGGAAAACAATTTTCTATTTCTGATGCTGAGTACTTCGTATTTCATTCTCCATATAACAAG CTTGTCCAGAAAAGCTTTGCTCGTTTGTTGTACAACGACTTCTTGAGGAATGCCAG CTCTGTTGATGAGGTTGCTAAAGAAAAGTTGGGACCATTTTCGACCTTATCTGGTGATGAAAGCTACCAGAGCCGGGATCTTGAAAAG GTAACCCAGCAACTTGCAAAGCCCCTTTTCAATGCAAAGGTGCAGCCAACCACTTTGATACCAAAGCAAGTTGGCAATATGTACACtgcatctatctatgcagcatTTGCATCCCTTATTCACAATAAACATACCACATTG GCAGGCCAGCGGGTGATAATGTTCTCGTATGGGAGTGGCTTAGCCGCCACAATGTTTTCATTGAAATTCCATGAAGGTCAACATCCCTTTAGCTTGTCAAACATCGCCAGTGTGATGGATGTCGAAAAGAAATTGGAGTCAAGGCATGAG TTCCCTCCGGAGAAGTTTGTTGAAACTATGAAGCTAATGGAGCACAGGTATGGAGGCAAGGACTTTGTCACAAGCAAGGACTGTAGCCTTTTATCTCCAGGCACATACTATCTCACTGAAGTCGATTCCATGTACCGAAGATTCTATGCCAAGAAGGCCGGTGAGAAGGGTTCTCTTGCCAATGGTCACTGA